Sequence from the Afifella aestuarii genome:
GGTTCGGCTCGGCCGGGGCTATCCAGCTGCCGTTGATGTAGAAATCGGTTTTTTTCGGCATTGAGATCTCGTCGGTGTGCGCTCGGGCTCAGGCCCGGCTCAGAAAGGCTTCGGCGAATTCCGTCCAGAAGGCGACGCCTGTCGCCAGAATATCATCGTTGAAGTCGAAGAACGGGTGATGCAGCGGCGGATCATCCGGCCCGCGCCCAGTCCCCAGAAAGAAATAGCTGCCCGGACAAGCCTTCAACATATAGGCAAAATCCTCCGAGCCCATAAAAGGACGGGCAAGGTCGGTGACATTCTCGGCACCCGCGAAACGGATCGCTTGGGCGCGGAGGAAGTCCGTTTCCGCCGGATCGTTGATGGTGGCGTCGTAGCTTCGGAGATAGTCGACGTTTGCGCGCGCGCCAAAACTCTCCGCCTGGCGCGTCGCGATCAGGCGGATCTTCTCTTCCAGAAGGTCGCGCGTCGCATCGTCGAAAGAGCGGACGCCGATGACGAGTTCCACGCTCTCAGGGATGATGTTGCTCGCCGAGCCGCCATGGATGGAGCCGACCGTGACGACGGCGGGATCGATCGGATGCGTGTTGCGGGCGACGATCGTCTGCAGGGTCATAACGATGGAAGAGGCAGCAACGATCGGATCGATCGTGTCCTCGGGATGCGCCCCATGGCCCCCGCGGCCTGTGACGACAATCCGAGCCTCGTCGACGGCCGCCATGATCGGCCCGTCTCTGAGTGCGAACTGCCCGAACGGAAGCTGCGGCTCGTTATGAAGCGCAAAGACGGCGTCGCAGGGAAAGAGCTCAAAGAGACCTTCGTCTACCATCATCTTGGCGCCGCCGAAATTCTCCTCCGCCGGCTGGAAAATGAGATGCACGGTGCCGTCGAAGTTTTTTCGCTCCGCGAGCCGCTTCGCCGCGCCGAGAAGCATGGCGGTGTGGCCGTCATGGCCGCAGGCGTGCATGCGATCGGGAATTTCGCTCTGGTAGGAAAGGCCGGTCTTTTCCTGGATCGGTAAGGCGTCGAAATCGGCGCGAAGGCCGACCGCGCGCTTGCCTGTGCCGTTCTTCAGCGTTGCGACGACGCCCGTCTTGGCAAGCCCGCGATGCACCTCGTAGCCGAGGGCCTGGAGTTTTTCGGCGACGTAGGCGGACGTCCATTCCTCTTCGAGGCCGAGCTCAGGGTGACGATGCAGCTCATGCCGCATGGCGACAATGTCGGGCAGATCGTTGCTGAGGTCAGGGGCGATACCCATTCACACTCCTCGGGTGGGGATGCGATTTTCGAGATGGCGGAAGCCGGCGACGAGGAGGCCGGTCAGGCAGAGATAGATGAAAGCCAGAAAGAGAAGTGGCTCGTAGATGATGTAGGTGTCCTGGCGCACGTCGCTGATGACCGCATAAAGGTCGATGACGGTGATCGTCGCCACCAGCGGCGTCGCCTTCAATTGCAGGACGATCTCGCCGTTCAAGGTCGGCAGAGCGCGCTGGATCGCGCGCGGCAGCCAGATACGGCGTAGCACGGTGAAGCGGCTCATGCCGTAAGCGCGGGCGGCTTCGAGCTCGCCTTTCGGCACGCCGGCAAGGGCCCCGCGCATCACCTCGCCCTCATAACCCGCAAAGGAGATGGTGAGTGAGGCGAGCGCGTAGGGCCACGCCTCGCGCAGATAAGGCCAGATGAAGGAGCCGCGGATCCACGGGATCTGCGGAAACAACGAGCCGAGCCCGTAATAGAGAAGCCAGAGCTGTAGGAGCAGGGGCGTACCGCGGATCACGGTGCAGAAGCCGCGGGCGGCCCATGCCAAAGGAGCGGGACCAGAGACTTGTGCGAGGCCGAGAGGCACCGCCATCGCAAAGCCGAGGATGCTGCTGCTGACGAGAAGGGCGAGCGTTACCCACAATCCGCCCAGCATTTCCGGCCAATAAAGCGGCAGCCAATCCCAGCGCATATTGAACGCCATGAGGGTGACCATGAGAGCGGCCAGCAGAAGCAGCACGATGCGGTGCGGCTTCAGCCAGTTTTCGCGCTTCGCCGCCTTCTCTTGCGGGTCGATGAGGTCGGCCATGGCGTGCACGGCATCCGCATTGTCCCCGCTCATGAGGAGAAACCAGGCATGCCGCGCCTTGCCCGTCGCTCGATGAGCGCGATGACGACATTGGAGACGAGGCTCACCATCAGATAGAGCAGCCCCGCGGCGCAGAAGAAGAGCATGTACTCCCGCGTTGCCCCGCCGGCCTGGCGTGTCGCGAGCGTCAGCTCCGTGAAGCCGACGACGGCGAGAAGGGCCGTGTCCTTGGTGGCGATCAGCCAGAGATTGGCAAGTCCCGGAATGGCGTGCGGAAGCATGGCGGGCAGAGTGATGCGGCGCACGAGCAGAAACGGCGGCATGCCGTAAGCGCGCGCGGTCTCGATCTGGCCGGCCGGTACGGCCTTGATGGCACCACGGAGCACCTCCGTCGAGTAGGCGCCCTGGACGAGGCCGATGACGGCGATGCCGGCCGCCATGCCCGAGACGTCGAGGCGCGCATAGCCAAGCGCTGCCATCAGACGGTTCAAGAGATCGGTGCCGGCGTAATAGACGAGGACGATGAGGACGAGTTCGGGAACGGCGCGGATAATCGTCGTGTAGGCTTCGAGGAGATCGCGCAGGATCGGCCCGCCGTAGAGCTTTCCGAAAGCGCCACCGACGCCGATCAGGAGCCCCACCAGATAGCCGCCGGCAGCGACTTCGAGCGAGGTCAGGAGTGCGCGCAGAAGAACGCCGCCCCAGCCGGGAGGTGAAAAAGCAAGAAGTTCTAAAGGACCCATTACATTACGGTTGGATGTGGCGCATCGATGCTGGCGCGGCCGCATGACCGCACCTGGCTTCTAGCAAGCGGCATGCCTTTTCAGGCGCCGAGCGACCTGCGTGGACAGAAGCCGGGCGGAAAAGGGGAGGGGCGGTTGCCCACTCCCCAAGCTGCGAGCGAGCCGCTCACTTTCCGTAGATGTCGAAGTCGAAATATTTCTCGGAGATCTTCTCGTAAGTGCCGTTCTCGCGGATCGCGGCAATTGCCTTGTTGAGCTTCTCCTTGAGCTCGGTGTCGCCTTGGCGGATGCCCACACCGACGCCCGGTCCGAGAATCTCCTTGTCGGGCTCGACCTCGCCCTTCATCTCGCAGCACGCCTTGCCGGAATCGGATTCCAGGAACGTTGCGAGCGCGAGGGAATCCGCCTGGACGGCATCGAGGCGGCCGGCCACGAGATCCTGGTTGGCCTCGTCCTGCGTCTGATAGGTTTTCACCTCGGCGTCGGGAAAATGCTTGCGGACGTAGTTTTCGTGGATGGTCGAGCGCTGCACGCCGAGAAGCTTGCCCGAAAGGCTCTCATTGGTGGGCTCGATCTCCACCTCCTTGAGGCCGATGATGGCCGTCGGTGTGTTGTAGTACTTGTCGCTGAAATCGATCACCTTGAGACGCTCTTCGGTGATCGACATGGAGCCGATGATCATGTCGATCTTGCCCGAGGTGAGGGCCGGAATGATGCCGTCCCACGCTGTCGGCACAATGGTGCAATCGAGCTTTGCCTCTTCGCACAGCGCATCCATGATTTCGATCTCCCATCCGGACCAATTGCCGGCGGCATCCGGAACCGTGAATGGCGGATAGGGTTCGGCGGCGATGCCGACCTTGGTCTCGGCGCTGGCAGCGCCCGCTCCAAGGACGACGACGGCCGCGGCTGCGGCGAGGCTTGTGAGGATACGGTGCATGAGGAGTTCCCTTCTTGCTTGGTGCGATGACGGCCGGCGTGAAGCGCCGGCACATCGCCGCTATTGAATTGATCCGATGAACTTTTGCAGACGCTCAGATTTTGGATTGTCGAAGATGGCTTCTGGCGGGCCTTCTTCTTCGATCTCGCCGTCCGCAAGAAAGATGATGTGACTGGCCACCTCACGGGCGAAGCTCATCTCGTGGGTGACGAGGACCATCGTGCGGCGCTCATGCGCGAGGTCGCGAATGACGGACAGGACTTCGCCGACGAGCTCCGGATCGAGCGCCGAGGTCGGTTCGTCGAAAAGCATCACCTCCGGCTGAATGGCGAGCGCGCGTGCGATCGCGGCACGCTGCTGCTGACCACCGGAGAGAAAGGCCGGGTAGACGTCTTCCTTGTCGCTGAGACCGACGCGATCGAGGAGAGTTCGGGCTCGCTCCACGGCTTCGCCTCTGGGGACGCCGAGAACGTGGACAGGCACTTCGATGACGTTGCCGAGAAGCGTCATGTGCTGCCAGAGATTGAAGCTCTGGAAGACCATGGCGAGACGCGTACGGATTCGCTGCACCTGGCGCCGGTCGGCGGGCATGAGGCCGCCATCGCCGTTGCTCTTCATGGCGATGGTTTCGCCGTGCACGCTGACGCTGCCTGCAGTCGGGTGCTCCAGCATGTTGATGCAGCGAAGAAGCGTCGATTTTCCCGATCCCGAGCCGCCGATGATGGCGATCACGTCGCCTTCGTGGGCCGTGAACGAAATCCCCTTCAGAACTTCGAGGCTGCCGAAGGATTTGTGCAGGTTTTCGACGCGGACGACTTCAGCACGCTCCGCGGATGGCGCTGCTGTCGTGCCCGATGCTGGCACGGCTTCCTGGATCACTGGCCTGTCCCCCAAACCGCATTCGAAGCGGGGATCAGATCTTCAAACCGGGGCGGCGTCAAACGCCGAAACCGCCGCGAGGCTCGTATGAGCACGTTCGAGAAGCCAGTGATTGGTCCATTCCTTTCATGAGAGATCGGAGTGTGTCCAGGCCGAAGCCGAGGGCCGAATTGATACACTTGCGCGATAGTTATGCAAGTGCATAAATGCGCTCATGGCCAAACGGGCGGCGGCGGATTCGCCGAAATCGACATGTATCGGACGGATAAAATTGCGCTCTTCACCCAGGGTGGGACGGCTCGCGACGGCGATAACGTGCCCGCCGGTGGCGAGGTCTCGGGGCCTTCCGGCAAACAGTCGGGCCCCATGACCCGGCGAAGCTTCAGGCGTGGGACGCAGGACGAGCGGCGCCATGCCTTGATCCAGGCGACGCTCGATCTCATCGCGGAAAAGGGCCTCAAGGGGATCACCGTGCGCGAGGTCGCAGCCCGCGCCGGCGTCACCAATGGCCTCATCCGGCATTATTTCTCCGGCAAGACCCAGCTGATCGAAGCGGCCTATCAATCCGTCATGGAGGGCATGACGGACGCCGCAAAAGCCGCGGTCGCCGACACCGAGGGCGACGCGAAAAGCCGGCTGCGCCACTTCATTGCCGCCAATTTGACGCCCCCGGTCGCCGATCCGCGCGCCTTGTCGCTCTGGGCCACGTTCATCAGCCTCATCCATGTCGATCCCGCCATGGCGGCAATTCACCGGGCCGGCTATCTGCAGTTTCGCCGCGAGCTGGAGGACCTCATTGCCTCCTTGTTCGCCGAAATCGGGCGCGAAGCGGAGACTGCGCAGCGCGTGCGCCTCGCGATCCAGATCAATGCCGTCATCGATGGACTTTGGGTCGAGCGCTGCCTGGCGGAAGACATGTTCGCCGAGGACGAATTGGTCGCTGCCGGTGTCGAAGCCGTCGAGGCGCTCCTCGGTCTCAGTCTCGCTCAGTCATGACTCCAGCAAGCCAGCCATAACGCCAAACAAGAAGGTAGAAACGACATGCGCTACGCCTCCATCACGGAG
This genomic interval carries:
- a CDS encoding ABC transporter permease; this encodes MSGDNADAVHAMADLIDPQEKAAKRENWLKPHRIVLLLLAALMVTLMAFNMRWDWLPLYWPEMLGGLWVTLALLVSSSILGFAMAVPLGLAQVSGPAPLAWAARGFCTVIRGTPLLLQLWLLYYGLGSLFPQIPWIRGSFIWPYLREAWPYALASLTISFAGYEGEVMRGALAGVPKGELEAARAYGMSRFTVLRRIWLPRAIQRALPTLNGEIVLQLKATPLVATITVIDLYAVISDVRQDTYIIYEPLLFLAFIYLCLTGLLVAGFRHLENRIPTRGV
- a CDS encoding ATP-binding cassette domain-containing protein yields the protein MPASGTTAAPSAERAEVVRVENLHKSFGSLEVLKGISFTAHEGDVIAIIGGSGSGKSTLLRCINMLEHPTAGSVSVHGETIAMKSNGDGGLMPADRRQVQRIRTRLAMVFQSFNLWQHMTLLGNVIEVPVHVLGVPRGEAVERARTLLDRVGLSDKEDVYPAFLSGGQQQRAAIARALAIQPEVMLFDEPTSALDPELVGEVLSVIRDLAHERRTMVLVTHEMSFAREVASHIIFLADGEIEEEGPPEAIFDNPKSERLQKFIGSIQ
- a CDS encoding ABC transporter permease, which translates into the protein MGPLELLAFSPPGWGGVLLRALLTSLEVAAGGYLVGLLIGVGGAFGKLYGGPILRDLLEAYTTIIRAVPELVLIVLVYYAGTDLLNRLMAALGYARLDVSGMAAGIAVIGLVQGAYSTEVLRGAIKAVPAGQIETARAYGMPPFLLVRRITLPAMLPHAIPGLANLWLIATKDTALLAVVGFTELTLATRQAGGATREYMLFFCAAGLLYLMVSLVSNVVIALIERRARRGMPGFSS
- a CDS encoding TetR family transcriptional regulator C-terminal domain-containing protein: MTRRSFRRGTQDERRHALIQATLDLIAEKGLKGITVREVAARAGVTNGLIRHYFSGKTQLIEAAYQSVMEGMTDAAKAAVADTEGDAKSRLRHFIAANLTPPVADPRALSLWATFISLIHVDPAMAAIHRAGYLQFRRELEDLIASLFAEIGREAETAQRVRLAIQINAVIDGLWVERCLAEDMFAEDELVAAGVEAVEALLGLSLAQS
- a CDS encoding transporter substrate-binding domain-containing protein, translating into MHRILTSLAAAAAVVVLGAGAASAETKVGIAAEPYPPFTVPDAAGNWSGWEIEIMDALCEEAKLDCTIVPTAWDGIIPALTSGKIDMIIGSMSITEERLKVIDFSDKYYNTPTAIIGLKEVEIEPTNESLSGKLLGVQRSTIHENYVRKHFPDAEVKTYQTQDEANQDLVAGRLDAVQADSLALATFLESDSGKACCEMKGEVEPDKEILGPGVGVGIRQGDTELKEKLNKAIAAIRENGTYEKISEKYFDFDIYGK
- a CDS encoding M20 aminoacylase family protein; the protein is MGIAPDLSNDLPDIVAMRHELHRHPELGLEEEWTSAYVAEKLQALGYEVHRGLAKTGVVATLKNGTGKRAVGLRADFDALPIQEKTGLSYQSEIPDRMHACGHDGHTAMLLGAAKRLAERKNFDGTVHLIFQPAEENFGGAKMMVDEGLFELFPCDAVFALHNEPQLPFGQFALRDGPIMAAVDEARIVVTGRGGHGAHPEDTIDPIVAASSIVMTLQTIVARNTHPIDPAVVTVGSIHGGSASNIIPESVELVIGVRSFDDATRDLLEEKIRLIATRQAESFGARANVDYLRSYDATINDPAETDFLRAQAIRFAGAENVTDLARPFMGSEDFAYMLKACPGSYFFLGTGRGPDDPPLHHPFFDFNDDILATGVAFWTEFAEAFLSRA